The stretch of DNA gataaaattaaagtaaccGGAATATTTATGTCTCCGGTCTGCATTGTTGACGAACTTAATCACTGTGTGAATCAGTATGTTGACCGAAATTGATCTGTCAATTCAATcaaacgaacaccgcaacaagacaGGAATGCAAGCACCACACCAAGACGGAAcgacaaaatcacaaaaaaacacacgcaaaagaaaatcctaatctacgtttttttttatataagcaaatCCTAATCTACATGAAAAccacttatttagattaaaacaaatagaaaaagatGCGAAAGCCAGCACCACATCAAGATGGGACAACGAAATCAgaagacaaaaaaaagaaaaaaaaaacaaaaaaggaaatcATAATCTACATGAAAACCACTTATTTATGTTAGagcaaatagaaaaaaatacaaatgggTAATTTCGGTCGAAAAGACCTAAATTTATTCCAAGGAAGAGtttttctctctaaaaattAGTGGAGGCGGTTACTAGCACAAAAAGTTTAATAAGATAACTAGAACATCAACCCGTGCATTAATTAGTTgtaagatatgtaattataaattacgatatgataattgcaataatataaggtatatgaaattttttgagtaacattaaacgatagttcaacaataatttttgagtaacattaaaggataaatattcatacaaaggaagatatattacggaagacttccttatagacgacattcgaagtcttagtcgtatcttcgccgtcatcgtcgatgatcaatatttttaatccttctctagaagtaactcttaaaatcgcaacatacaactgaccatgtgaaaacactcgaggcggaagatatatcccaacatgctttaaagattatccgcgactcttattaatagtcatcgcaaaagaaatcattaaagaaaattgtctccgttgaaatttaaaaggaattcttacgtcagatggtgtcagagaaaatctaggtatgaaaacttgataccaatattacttcctgaaataatttccttcaagagcacgttttcccaatattgaaataataagtcttgtttcattgcataatcctaatttttgattcaaattccttaatagcataacaggAACTCCAAATTTATGAACATCATACACTGTTTAACCATCTACATTCTGtgcgagtggagtatcataactcaaatatgttttttcttcaccaggaattaaatccaacatataatcatttatcgtgctgactattgaatttttaggagctaatatagctctattttggaaacacgttatatcgttcatgttttgtaaaagtttggGATATGtactttcaacgatagaagcaagaggatcacctaaatttggaatcaataaatctgatggaatgtcaagttctaaatcatcgtcgttgtcatcttaAATTTCTCCGTCGCCAATACCATTCAGAAAATAATATTCTTTGATCCGGAAATGTTAGGATAAattgttagcaaaagaaacaaatatgaatcagtgatttttttcgtaattaataatatagtcacgttGCCTGGAAtcaactactatttgcataaatatatatttgcagtaataTGATCAACCATACTTCTTAAcatgaacaaacttttaagtttagaaagacataaaaaaaatatatttttcttagcacgtttagtataaaaaaaagtaacttttaagtccaatgatttttttctttccgtaaaaaaaaaaactaagaaaataGTTAACATgattagttaattagtaaaaaatattgaattaggattaaaaaaatgtaaattttttcaaaaaacaaaacacttagaaaatatatgatttgatgatttgctagatttctaattatcgatttttaattgtttaaactgtgcaatttaatttgatggtgtttaattgttgtatgaaataTTTCCTATAAAAAtcgatggtgcttatcaattattgcacataattttaatcataattggtatactttctatagtggttgaaaatattggtTTGCACCGAAGGGTTGCTGGtttgaatcctagtcaagataaaattgtattactttttaataaaaattgcaagatataAAAGtagaggaaaaacaaattaggtttaggaTTTATTGTGTATACAAGTTTATAAGATAAGTGATAATGTGAAGATCAATATGTATGTGCATAGCTGTTTTAACATGTGGCCTAGTTTTGGATTTTAATTACAATTTGCATGTTACGCCTTTATCAGTCGTATTCCAATTTATAATAGTGGTCCAATATTGAGTTGCATGTCCATTCTCAAAATTAAAGGAGGTATAGTCAGTagtaattgaaatttttaaatcaacaaaattatatatattaaccaTTCATAACTTCATGTAATTTTAGTATCATCTCAAACAACATTTCAAATATAGATAATAATTTTAGTTTCTTCTAATTTAAAATGTTTGAGATAAGACTAAAATTAGATTTAGTTTTTGGACTTGATcagtaaaattattaaatattttgtatttgttgTAATGAGAATACACATTGATTTCCTATCGATACTAATGGAATGAAATTGTTCTACATATGTGCTGCAAGATTGTATTCATGCAATTCAGGTATATGGCTTCACATTGTACCTTTCAATTTTATTACTGAGTTCATTTAATTGTACGGACTAGTTTTTCAATAACATCAACAAGAAAGGGGATTTGACATCAATAATCAAATGATAGACCACTTTTATGACGACACATACTTGTGaaagtggatgaataaaacaatatttgacACTGACTTCAAAAGACCGGACAACCCAACTTTAGTAATTCAAAAGTTTATAAGAGATATTGAGGGCTGTAAGTTGGAGCATCAAAATTGATTTCCTCATTTTTAAGGAAattattgttgtgaattcgtcaataaaatcacaccaataaaaatttgatgTGTGGAgtaatagaacggcaaccaataattaagcggaataaacaataataataacaacaccgataaagaagataaaggagaagaaagaacacgataatttgtttacccagttcggtccaacaatgacctagtctgggggagagagcagctcctccgttccactatatcaaagagtaactttacaaaagaaattctcaattgggttacaatgattaatcctaattctacccaaaacccgaatctcttctgtggccaagagactcaatttgataagtgtttcccaaagtgtaatcaatcccctttgcCCAACCCGAGAGACAACCTCTCTTGTTACTCCAAAACCCTAGCCTTGTGTcggcggcaaatcctaattgattccctacatctctactctcttgagttgctctcttatttttctatgaataaaacactctatttatagaaaaatatatgcctaaaTCCCAGAaacaaattgttttaaaataaatcaaatccaagtcagagtaTCATCTAAGAAAAGATATTTTCACAAAAAACAGCAAAATAGCACATGCTGTCAACACGTGCTGCGCCTAGGCACCAGATCCCACGCCTCGGCGTGAGCATGCAGAATTGAGCCCAGCTCTACACGCCTGGGCTTGAGCAGGCAGAATCTcccaaaaacatgattttctgacttcttgtgaccgagatttcaaggcatactCAACGACTATTTACATTGGTTGGAAGCGGCCACAAGAGGGATCAATGGATCAAGCTTAACAATGATAATGCTTGCAAATATATGGGAGAAATCGCAAGTTGTGGTGGGCTTAATATTCGAGATTCTGATGGAAGATGGATTAAAGATACACTAGAAAGATTGGAACTTATGATGTCTTACATGCTAAAATGTGAGGCTTATACTTGAGGTTGGAGATGGCTTGACGGAAGAATATAACGCATCTCATTTTGGAAAGTGATTTCAAGATTCTTATAGACATGATcttcaataattaaaagtttaatGGGAATATCCCAATTTTGATTCACCGCATTTGTAATTTTCTTAGTTTGAAATGGCAGGTCTAAATAAATCATAGCTTGGCTTGAGGGAAATAGGTGGGTTGATTTGCTAGCGAACTTCGGCATTTTCTTAGGTGATTTAGATATTATAATTTTGGAGAATCTTCCTAGTGAGCTTCAAAAGGttgttttttatgatatttttgtgGCTTGCATTCCTAAAAATATCtgtttaatttctttattttttttttctctggcTTTGCCTTCTATTTtacccaaaataaaaaacaataattttttcacactttcgtattttttttaaaaaatttatgtaaaatgaTCGAATATTATCAATATTGTAAAATAGAGTGGACCCAAATTGAATAAAGACAACTATCATCTTTTGAAAAGTAAAAGCAATTAAATAAAACTTTAGCTCAAGATAAGTGACATGAGGGTATATATCAACATGGGAAATTGGATCAAAATTATCCAACAACATTAACAATCgaaaaatatatatagctaCATACACACAAATTTACTTCTTggaataaaaatagaaaaataaaaccatACTCACAAATTTATTACTCCACATTGATACAAGAAATTGAATTACATTAATTAACTaatgaattgaagaaaaaaaaggctGAAAAAAATAACAACTATCATAAacatgaagggaaaaaaaaaggcATATCGTTCCGGTACACCAATAAATCTCACATTATTTGGAAGAATCTCTACACTTCTCATCCCCTCATACGTCTTTTTTTAAAGACAAAACCGTGCGAACTTACAGAAGACCCTAAAGGCAGACAATACTTCAGAAATGTGGTTTGATGTCGGAACAAATATACAAGTCTAGCCACTGCCTCCAAGAACACTCTTAAGCTTCTTGACAAGAACAGGATCAAGGAAAGTAGTCTTTGTAATCAAAGGAGTAGAGAAATTACTAGCAAAAAGTGCAAAATCAAGAATTTGAAGACCAGGACTAGTACtactaaaaataacaaaaccaaCAGCATTTCTCTTACCAGCACCAACTTGAAAATGCAACAAACCTTGTGGAAAAACCATAATCTCACCTTTCTTCAATGTCTTAACATAAACAGTGCTAGCTGATGAAACAAATCCAGCAGTGATGTGACCTTGTGTCACAATAAGAAGTTCATTAGCACCTGGATGAGTATGCAAAGGGATAACACCACCAACAGCAATGTCTAGCCTTCCTGCAGAGAGACCAAGACCATTAACACCTGGAAATTGTCCAACAAATGCAGGCGTAACGGCGGCGCTGATTATGTTTGTTGTGTTTCCTGGTGCAATTAGGCCAGAAAATGCAAAATCATCTACAGTTACTGTTGCAGCTGGCTTGCAAGGGTAGCCTGAAGGGGTGTCTGGGGCTTTGAGATCTGCTACACAGAAATCTTGGTTTGCAGCATTGGAAATGGATAGGAAAAGAGATAGGAGGAAAATTATTTGAAAcatgtttgtttgtgtttgatTATATGTATTTGGTTTGAATGTGAATGTTGGTTGCTACAGAATGGTGGTATATATAAGAGTTTTTCATTGCAAGTTGGAGGGTCCATGCAGAAAtaaatgacaaatgaaaaaattaGAGGATATTTTTgttcaaaaggaaaaaaaaaaaagtttttttttcataattaataatcattTGGTCAGTAAAAGGAAAAACTTGTTTGTTATTGGCTTTTTGGGTCTTGAGGCTGAAAAGTCTAATAGGATAGGAAATTGTTGAGTGTGGCTCATAGACACAGAAGGTGGACCAAGGGAGGCGGGGGAGCTGAGCGAGCATAGTTTTAATATCTGGTTTGTAACATTGAAAACCCTAATTCATTCAAGTGATAAGATGGAACTACAGTTGCTCTGTAATCGCAGACGTACGTAGGCACACTTTGTTGAACTGCGTAACCAAAGGCAAACAATTGTGTTCATTGTTTGCGATTTGCGTTTcttatttctcttttgttaCTAGTTGTTGTTCTAACCAAAATATATTACAATTGGACAAAGTGCTAACTAATCAAAGTTACCATGATTAGATTTTTAATCAAAGTCATAAATATATAGGAGCATCAAAGCTCTGATGATTCTACTTGTTGTGGAGTTTGGAGAGCAACAAAATCCCTAAGAGACTTGAACATCGTATCTCTTTTCAAAATCTTAAGTCATCGAGTATATAAGTTACATCTGATCTTATATTATACATCATTCATTTGACTCATTCCTAGTCGAGGTAGGACTACTAACCACTCATACTTAAATTCCACTATATTCACGATTCAATCCTTGATATTACGGAAAATCACAATTAAATGAGGCGACGCGACTACAATGGCAATTGCCTTGCAGTTGTCTAGACATAAAAAACCTTGATGCCGCTTTCCATCGGATGAGGACTAGTAATTATAATATTATCATCAATCTACATCATTTTAATGATAACAACCTAAAAATATGTCATATCAAGTAAGTAATTAACAATAAACAGTTTGCAGACAAACAACTGTTTTCCTTAAACTTAGAAATGTTTTCATggtaaaacaaaacaataacagAATGAAGACAAAAATGGAAAGCAATTAGGTGTGGTCCAACATCACATGGGAAGAAGAGAGGAAGCTCATGACAGCTAGAAGATTGCTGTTGTGACAATAAGAACCATGTAAATGTGTGGATATAAGAGGAAACTCATTCCTGCTAAGATTTCTTATCAGCATCATTTGGTATAGAACACTTCATTGTAATATTGCATTAAGTGTACAAAAGTATATAGCTAGCATATATAACAAGTTTCTTGTGAATAGTGATGGTTTTTGGCATGTACTTTACAAGTAGAAGATGCTTTATTTACAATATTCCAATAAACTTTTATGGAAGATCAATGCATAATATTGTGACAATATATATTGAAGATAATAAGGAAAATTTACATGTGGTTGAAATTTT from Trifolium pratense cultivar HEN17-A07 linkage group LG5, ARS_RC_1.1, whole genome shotgun sequence encodes:
- the LOC123883090 gene encoding germin-like protein subfamily 3 member 1, with the translated sequence MFQIIFLLSLFLSISNAANQDFCVADLKAPDTPSGYPCKPAATVTVDDFAFSGLIAPGNTTNIISAAVTPAFVGQFPGVNGLGLSAGRLDIAVGGVIPLHTHPGANELLIVTQGHITAGFVSSASTVYVKTLKKGEIMVFPQGLLHFQVGAGKRNAVGFVIFSSTSPGLQILDFALFASNFSTPLITKTTFLDPVLVKKLKSVLGGSG